A region of Rhodohalobacter barkolensis DNA encodes the following proteins:
- a CDS encoding SPOR domain-containing protein: MKINRAKLIELLVEKTGMGTDEIESQLKQLIDRILDAAERGKALEVKEFGMFYFDENGDLKFDPSDELSTEINFKYAGMEPVELKPARDQESKEQADELSGMAEETEDEPSTSTGSDMDEIFGFDSGSDSDEDDLPIEDDAEGPDGGALISPPDKVDRDIDPFSGLLGDASSKMKGSEEKKEEEVPEEDPFSFLMDDDDDEDIEDRKEIEPETGEEFESETAFVLDDDDDDSEKVEADDESEDDLSKIFEEPAAEVEEEAEPVQPKEKKPKSAKKKPVKTSDKQRDPIMMVISIGLIIILIVAGFFIIPSLFDDSDSTSSQNQPAQETEQPSQTDPALEEEQQAVLTPVEPEEETAVTEEEPSATTESEQSIYGLNGDLVEEANDGYSIVLHSLQSEERARQQAANLVSDGYRVLVSPRLVRGETVWRVSVGQFPTLTDAQEEAAELPSPYSSNNFIQRIQTN, encoded by the coding sequence ATGAAAATTAACAGAGCGAAACTGATTGAACTGTTAGTTGAAAAGACGGGGATGGGGACTGACGAAATAGAAAGTCAGCTTAAACAATTAATTGACCGGATTCTGGATGCTGCAGAGCGCGGAAAAGCGCTGGAAGTAAAAGAGTTTGGCATGTTTTACTTTGATGAGAATGGCGATTTAAAATTCGATCCATCGGATGAATTAAGTACAGAAATTAACTTTAAGTATGCCGGAATGGAACCGGTAGAGCTTAAACCCGCTCGTGACCAGGAAAGTAAGGAGCAGGCGGATGAACTATCCGGTATGGCTGAAGAGACTGAAGATGAACCTTCAACCTCAACCGGGTCCGATATGGACGAAATATTCGGTTTTGATTCCGGAAGTGATAGCGACGAAGACGATCTGCCGATTGAGGATGATGCCGAAGGACCTGACGGAGGCGCTTTGATCTCACCCCCGGATAAAGTTGACCGGGACATTGATCCGTTTTCAGGATTGCTGGGAGATGCATCCTCTAAAATGAAAGGTTCTGAAGAGAAAAAAGAGGAAGAAGTTCCGGAAGAGGATCCGTTTTCTTTTCTTATGGACGATGACGACGATGAGGATATTGAGGACCGGAAAGAGATTGAGCCGGAAACAGGAGAAGAATTTGAAAGTGAGACTGCATTTGTTCTCGATGATGATGACGATGACTCAGAAAAAGTTGAAGCCGATGATGAGTCTGAAGATGATTTAAGCAAAATCTTTGAAGAACCTGCTGCTGAAGTAGAGGAAGAAGCGGAACCGGTTCAGCCTAAAGAGAAAAAACCGAAATCAGCGAAAAAGAAACCCGTTAAGACTTCAGACAAGCAGCGCGACCCAATCATGATGGTGATCAGTATTGGGTTAATCATCATACTGATCGTAGCCGGGTTTTTCATCATACCTTCACTGTTTGACGACTCGGATTCAACGTCATCTCAAAATCAACCCGCTCAAGAAACGGAGCAGCCTTCGCAGACGGATCCTGCACTTGAAGAAGAGCAGCAGGCTGTACTTACTCCTGTGGAACCTGAAGAAGAAACAGCAGTAACAGAAGAAGAGCCGTCGGCTACAACTGAATCTGAACAGTCAATCTATGGTTTGAACGGTGATTTGGTTGAAGAGGCTAACGACGGATACTCCATTGTGCTCCACTCATTGCAGAGTGAAGAACGAGCTCGCCAGCAAGCAGCGAATTTAGTTTCAGACGGCTACCGTGTATTGGTTAGTCCAAGACTTGTTCGCGGTGAAACCGTTTGGCGGGTAAGTGTAGGCCAGTTCCCAACATTGACGGATGCTCAGGAAGAGGCGGCAGAACTTCCATCGCCCTACAGTTCAAATAACTTTATTCAACGAATACAGACCAACTAA
- a CDS encoding MotA/TolQ/ExbB proton channel family protein, which produces MNIISFLMLQADTTEADSLAQMLQDEASMSFFEILSQGGILMIPLFILSVLAIYVIAERWRTLENSQMDVNSMLNNIESLLKSGSQQRAIQYCEEFDKPLARILKSGIRRLGRPIRDIEQAIHNAGKKEIYQLEKRMNWLATIASVAPLIGFTGTVTGMIRAFMDIQSLQGNVNPSVLAGGIWEALITTAAGLIVGIIALGFYNYLVGKVDRMVFELENASADFVDLLQAPSPKKRQEG; this is translated from the coding sequence ATGAATATCATCTCGTTTTTAATGCTTCAGGCTGATACAACAGAGGCAGATTCACTTGCTCAAATGCTACAGGACGAAGCTTCAATGTCATTTTTCGAAATTTTATCTCAGGGTGGCATTTTAATGATTCCGCTCTTTATCCTTTCTGTATTAGCAATCTATGTGATTGCAGAACGGTGGCGAACACTTGAAAATTCACAGATGGATGTGAATAGCATGCTCAATAATATTGAGTCGCTGTTGAAGTCGGGCAGCCAACAGCGTGCCATTCAATATTGTGAAGAGTTTGACAAACCGCTTGCAAGGATTTTAAAATCCGGTATCCGCCGGTTGGGTCGCCCGATTCGGGATATTGAACAAGCAATTCACAATGCGGGTAAAAAAGAGATTTATCAACTTGAAAAGCGAATGAACTGGCTGGCAACCATTGCCAGTGTTGCGCCGCTGATTGGTTTTACCGGAACGGTAACCGGTATGATCCGTGCATTTATGGATATCCAGTCTCTGCAGGGGAATGTAAATCCAAGTGTACTTGCAGGAGGAATCTGGGAGGCGTTGATTACAACGGCAGCCGGATTGATTGTAGGTATTATTGCACTCGGTTTCTACAACTATCTTGTAGGTAAAGTAGATAGAATGGTTTTTGAACTCGAAAATGCTTCTGCCGATTTTGTTGATCTGCTGCAGGCACCATCTCCGAAGAAACGTCAGGAGGGGTAA
- a CDS encoding HU family DNA-binding protein has translation MKSTFIKAFKEVLREQILNKNKVEIDEFGTFEVVHRKQHQKTYENGRVVMVPPADVVEFKSKVRRSNEN, from the coding sequence ATGAAATCTACTTTTATAAAAGCTTTTAAAGAAGTTTTGCGGGAACAGATCTTGAATAAAAACAAGGTCGAAATTGATGAGTTTGGGACCTTTGAGGTGGTACATCGCAAACAGCACCAAAAAACATACGAAAATGGCAGGGTAGTGATGGTTCCACCGGCAGATGTGGTTGAATTCAAATCTAAGGTGAGGAGATCGAATGAAAATTAA
- a CDS encoding ExbD/TolR family protein: MDFRKDSVKLKPLSMFSQSGLTDIILLLLIFFLLTSSFVTNFGIRVNVPQAESSVTNNAQQISVAITAEGDFFVDGEQTTRGNLSTFIRQVYQNKPSASLVVRADRDAKVDDAVHVMNIGQALNMNIVMATERD; this comes from the coding sequence ATGGATTTTCGTAAAGACAGTGTGAAATTGAAGCCGTTGTCTATGTTCTCACAGTCGGGACTGACGGACATCATTTTGCTGCTGCTGATCTTTTTCCTTTTAACCTCATCGTTTGTTACCAATTTCGGAATCCGGGTGAACGTACCCCAGGCTGAATCGAGTGTAACCAACAATGCACAGCAAATTTCTGTTGCAATTACTGCTGAAGGAGACTTTTTTGTGGATGGTGAACAGACCACTCGTGGAAACTTATCCACTTTTATTCGGCAGGTGTATCAGAATAAGCCAAGTGCTTCGTTAGTAGTACGTGCCGACCGTGATGCGAAGGTTGATGACGCCGTACATGTCATGAATATTGGTCAGGCATTGAATATGAATATTGTAATGGCCACGGAGCGCGATTAA